A single window of Rhizobium sp. SL42 DNA harbors:
- a CDS encoding putative bifunctional diguanylate cyclase/phosphodiesterase: MQTTLLNAIEASWPQRPQDAPTAELYSLYRRHIEPRRARAARQGLWVAVIVYLLFAITDIILISDVARDTIVARFMVGASVLTVLETLVWFRAGAKWLDITCAAALVTGYLFWLMPAATTTATESIRYYMIFGTIFMMGANLFFSFFVLLSAVTSAFVLVIFFTSIMMLFPTDIPYLVAFGTFYISCFIFTSYINWKLNGERYNVFLNALEAQHQHYEAEQRGKSLERLSNTDYLTGIENRRAIDKRLRDLWNAWHNDGTGFAAVLVDVDFFKKYNDFYGHQAGDRCLILVANALQEALTPYNASLGRYGGEEFIVLAQIAKRDQVSMLAEIIRSTVERLNLVHDQRRDGQAVVTVSVGASYTRPNSGPKLERIIDEADRALYSAKANGRNCIRLFNPDDPLSSDDNENIASLLRMAVKKDLVRLVYQPIQNLQTGKLEAVEALMRLQMIDGTPISPGQFIPIAERTGSILELGLWAIRRVCTEMLAPGHVPLSSVNVSAIQLKSRGFALAVSTILEETGVKGERLAFEITEGIDMEGQSDVIRCIKDLESMGIRIWLDDFGTGFAGLSWLRLFPFDTVKIDRSFLQDTDKPHGRSMLEDIIRLVRNRGHKILIEGLETPEHVALMHELGILHGQGFYLGRPAPVTEFRELAKLPAAVGR; the protein is encoded by the coding sequence ATGCAGACGACCTTGCTCAACGCAATTGAGGCCAGCTGGCCTCAGCGGCCGCAGGACGCTCCGACGGCGGAGCTGTATAGCCTGTACCGGCGCCATATAGAGCCTAGGCGTGCCAGAGCGGCGCGCCAGGGGTTATGGGTCGCCGTCATTGTCTATCTGCTGTTTGCGATCACCGACATCATCCTGATTTCCGACGTTGCCCGCGATACGATCGTAGCGCGTTTCATGGTCGGGGCATCGGTTCTGACGGTGCTCGAAACGCTGGTCTGGTTTCGCGCCGGCGCCAAATGGCTGGACATTACCTGCGCTGCCGCACTGGTGACGGGCTATCTGTTCTGGCTGATGCCGGCTGCCACCACCACGGCGACGGAGAGTATCCGCTACTACATGATCTTCGGTACCATCTTCATGATGGGCGCCAATCTGTTTTTCAGCTTCTTCGTGCTGTTGTCGGCCGTGACCTCGGCCTTCGTCCTGGTGATCTTCTTCACCAGCATCATGATGCTCTTCCCGACCGATATTCCCTATCTGGTCGCATTCGGCACATTCTACATTTCCTGCTTCATCTTCACGTCCTACATCAACTGGAAACTGAATGGCGAGCGCTACAACGTCTTCCTGAATGCGCTGGAAGCACAGCACCAGCATTATGAAGCCGAACAGCGCGGCAAGTCGCTGGAGCGGCTGTCGAACACGGATTATCTGACCGGCATCGAAAATCGCCGGGCAATCGACAAGCGGCTTCGCGACCTGTGGAATGCGTGGCACAACGACGGCACCGGCTTTGCCGCAGTCCTGGTCGATGTCGACTTCTTCAAGAAATACAACGATTTTTACGGTCACCAGGCGGGTGACCGTTGTCTTATTCTGGTTGCCAATGCGCTTCAGGAAGCACTGACGCCATACAACGCCTCGCTCGGCCGCTACGGCGGCGAGGAATTCATCGTTCTGGCACAGATCGCAAAGCGCGACCAGGTCTCGATGCTGGCTGAAATCATCCGCAGCACGGTGGAAAGACTGAACCTGGTCCATGACCAGCGCCGTGACGGGCAGGCCGTGGTCACGGTGAGCGTTGGCGCCTCCTATACCAGACCGAATTCCGGACCTAAGCTCGAGCGGATCATCGACGAGGCTGACCGCGCGCTCTATTCCGCCAAGGCGAACGGCCGCAACTGCATTCGCCTGTTCAATCCCGACGATCCACTCAGCAGCGACGACAACGAGAATATCGCCTCGCTGCTGCGCATGGCGGTGAAGAAGGACCTCGTCAGGCTTGTTTACCAGCCGATCCAGAACCTGCAAACCGGCAAGCTTGAGGCCGTCGAAGCGCTGATGCGACTGCAGATGATCGACGGCACACCCATTTCTCCCGGGCAGTTCATTCCGATCGCCGAGCGCACCGGCTCGATCCTGGAACTCGGCCTCTGGGCGATCCGCAGGGTCTGCACCGAAATGCTGGCGCCGGGGCATGTTCCGCTTTCCAGCGTCAATGTCTCCGCCATCCAGCTCAAGTCGCGCGGCTTTGCCCTCGCGGTCTCGACGATCCTCGAGGAGACCGGCGTCAAGGGTGAGCGGCTTGCCTTCGAAATCACCGAAGGCATCGACATGGAAGGGCAGTCGGACGTCATCCGTTGCATCAAGGACCTGGAATCCATGGGAATCCGGATCTGGCTTGACGACTTCGGCACCGGCTTTGCCGGCCTCTCCTGGCTGCGGCTGTTTCCCTTCGACACCGTCAAGATCGACCGGTCGTTTCTGCAGGATACGGACAAGCCGCACGGCCGCTCGATGCTCGAGGACATCATTCGCCTGGTGCGCAATCGCGGCCACAAGATCCTCATCGAAGGCCTTGAGACGCCCGAGCATGTGGCCCTGATGCACGAACTCGGCATCCTGCACGGTCAAGGCTTCTATCTCGGCCGGCCGGCGCCGGTGACGGAATTCAGGGAACTGGCAAAGTTGCCGGCAGCCGTCGGGCGCTGA
- the parC gene encoding DNA topoisomerase IV subunit A, which translates to MGKNLIPPGDGGDHIQPVDLKAALEERYLAYALSTIMHRALPDVRDGLKPVHRRIIHAMSEMGIRPNSAFKKCARIVGDVIGKFHPHGDQSVYDALVRLAQDFSQRYPIVDGQGNFGNIDGDSAAAYRYTEARMTDVAALLLEGIDQDAVDFRPTYNEEDDEPVVMPGAFPNLLANGSSGIAVGMATSIPPHNAHELCDAALYLIKNPGAPVEELLADPANPQKGGIEGPDFPTGGIIVESRESMLETYRTGRGGFRVRAKWETEDLGRGGYQIVITQIPFQVQKSRLIEKIAELLIARRLPLLEDIRDESAEDVRVVLVPKSRTVDPTILMESLFKLTELESRIPLNMNVLSMGKVPRVMALNEVLTEWLDHRKDVLVRRSSFRLAAIDRRLEILGGLLIAYLNLDEVIRIIREEDEPKPVMVAKWDLTDNQVEAILNMRLRNLRKLEEFEIRKEHEELSAEKAEIESLLASADKQWQTVAWEIGEVKKKYAKATELGRRRTLFANAPQADIEAIQQAMIEKEPITVVISEKGWIRALKGHISDTSSLTFKEGDGLRVAFPAQTTDKILLVTTGGKVYTLGGDKLPGGRGHGEPLRIIVDMENDQDVLTAFVHDPSRKLILASTAGNGFIVPEGEVVANTRKGKQVMNVGMPDETKLVVTVTGDHVAVVGENRKMVVFPLAQIPEMTRGKGVRLQRYKDGGISDVKCFAIADGLTWEDSAGRTFTKTKDELVEWLADRATAGRIVPKGFPRSGKFAG; encoded by the coding sequence ATGGGGAAAAATCTAATTCCGCCCGGCGACGGGGGCGATCACATCCAGCCAGTGGACCTTAAGGCAGCGCTCGAAGAGCGTTACCTTGCCTATGCGCTTTCGACCATCATGCACCGGGCGTTGCCCGACGTGCGCGACGGCCTGAAGCCGGTCCATCGTCGCATCATTCATGCGATGAGCGAGATGGGCATTCGTCCGAACTCGGCGTTTAAGAAATGTGCCCGTATCGTCGGTGACGTGATCGGTAAATTCCATCCGCATGGCGACCAGTCGGTCTACGATGCGCTGGTGCGCCTGGCGCAGGATTTCTCCCAGCGCTATCCGATCGTCGATGGTCAGGGCAATTTCGGCAATATCGACGGCGATAGTGCGGCTGCCTATCGATACACCGAAGCACGCATGACCGATGTCGCAGCCTTGCTGCTGGAAGGCATCGATCAGGACGCTGTCGATTTTCGCCCGACTTACAACGAAGAAGACGACGAACCGGTCGTCATGCCGGGTGCGTTTCCCAACCTGCTCGCCAATGGCTCTTCCGGCATCGCGGTTGGCATGGCGACCTCCATCCCGCCGCACAACGCGCATGAACTTTGCGACGCAGCATTGTACCTGATCAAGAACCCCGGCGCGCCCGTCGAGGAACTGCTGGCCGATCCGGCTAATCCCCAGAAGGGCGGTATCGAAGGTCCCGATTTCCCCACCGGCGGCATCATCGTCGAAAGCCGCGAAAGCATGCTGGAGACCTACCGCACCGGTCGCGGCGGTTTCCGCGTCCGTGCCAAGTGGGAGACGGAGGATCTTGGCCGTGGCGGATACCAGATCGTCATCACCCAGATCCCGTTCCAGGTGCAGAAATCGCGCCTGATCGAAAAGATTGCCGAACTGCTGATCGCCCGCCGCCTGCCGCTGCTCGAAGATATTCGCGACGAGTCGGCCGAGGATGTGCGCGTCGTTCTGGTGCCGAAGAGCCGCACTGTCGATCCGACCATCCTGATGGAATCGCTGTTCAAGCTGACCGAACTCGAAAGCCGCATTCCGCTCAACATGAATGTTCTGTCCATGGGCAAGGTGCCCAGGGTCATGGCGCTGAACGAGGTTTTGACCGAGTGGCTCGACCACCGCAAGGACGTACTGGTGCGCCGGTCGAGCTTCCGTCTGGCGGCGATCGACCGGCGTCTGGAAATTCTTGGCGGCCTGCTGATTGCCTACCTCAACCTCGATGAGGTGATCCGCATCATCCGGGAGGAGGACGAACCGAAACCTGTGATGGTCGCGAAGTGGGATCTGACCGACAACCAGGTTGAAGCTATCCTCAACATGCGCCTGCGCAATTTGCGCAAGCTTGAGGAATTCGAGATCCGCAAGGAGCATGAGGAGCTTTCGGCAGAAAAGGCCGAGATCGAATCCCTGCTCGCCTCGGCCGACAAGCAGTGGCAGACCGTTGCCTGGGAGATCGGCGAGGTCAAGAAGAAGTATGCCAAGGCAACCGAGCTCGGTCGCCGCCGCACGCTGTTCGCCAATGCGCCGCAAGCCGACATCGAAGCCATCCAGCAGGCCATGATCGAGAAAGAGCCGATCACGGTTGTGATTTCCGAAAAGGGTTGGATCCGCGCCCTCAAGGGCCACATCTCCGACACGTCATCCCTGACCTTCAAGGAAGGTGATGGACTGCGTGTGGCCTTCCCGGCCCAGACCACCGACAAGATCCTGCTGGTGACAACCGGCGGCAAGGTCTACACGCTCGGCGGAGACAAGCTGCCGGGCGGTCGTGGTCATGGCGAACCGCTCCGCATCATCGTCGACATGGAAAACGACCAGGACGTGCTGACGGCCTTTGTTCACGATCCGAGCCGCAAGCTGATCCTCGCTTCGACCGCAGGCAATGGTTTCATCGTGCCGGAAGGCGAGGTGGTCGCCAATACCCGCAAGGGCAAGCAAGTGATGAATGTCGGCATGCCGGACGAAACCAAGCTGGTTGTCACCGTCACGGGCGATCATGTCGCTGTCGTCGGTGAGAACCGCAAGATGGTCGTGTTCCCGCTCGCCCAGATCCCGGAAATGACCCGTGGCAAGGGTGTGCGGCTGCAGCGCTACAAGGACGGCGGCATTTCCGACGTTAAGTGTTTTGCCATTGCCGACGGGCTGACATGGGAGGATTCGGCAGGCCGGACCTTCACCAAGACCAAGGACGAGCTGGTCGAATGGCTCGCCGATCGTGCGACCGCCGGCCGTATCGTGCCAAAGGGTTTCCCGCGCAGCGGCAAGTTCGCAGGCTGA